The genomic stretch ACCGGGCGCATGTCGGTGTTCCGTGCCAGCGTGGTCACCGACCCCGGTTTTATCGCCGATGTGGAAAGCGACTCGCTGCAACACTGGCGCCTGGGCCGCTTCAAATTCCTGACCGGAGATGACAAGTCCAGCTGGTTCAGCCTGATGCGCCTGGGCTACGACACCTTCTACGTGCCGGATGCGGCGATCAACACCGTCGAGCATCCACCGGAAAAGAGCTTTATCAAGGCCAGTCGCAAGCTGATGTTCCGCTGGTACGGCAACAACCTGCGCCAGAACTCCCGTGCCCTGGGCCTGGGCATGCAACGGCTGGGCCTGTTCACCAGCGTGGTGCTGTTCGACCAGCGCGTGTCGATGTGGACCTCCCTGCTGGGCCTGACCGTGGCGATCATCGCCACCTTCAAGTACGGCGGTGCATTCATCCTCGTTTACCTTTTATGGATCGGTATCACCCGCCTGATCCTGACCCTGCTGCTGTCGTGCTCGGGCCACAGGATAGGCCCCGCCTACCCGGTGATTCTCTATTACAACCAGATCATGGGCGCGCTGGTGAAGATCTACGTGTTCTTCCGCCTCGATCAACAATCCTGGACCCGCCAGGACACCAAACTGACCCGCGATTTGGCCAGCTTTCAACGTTGGTTCAACACCTGGTCGTCTCGGACCATGACCTTCTCCGCCGGCAGCATTTTCGTCGCCGTGTTGCTGATGATGGTCTGACCCTGCCAAGCCTGAATTAACCAAGGAATTAGTACGCCATGAACAGCCAAGTAAACGCCAACGTTGTCCACGAATCCGAAGCCCAGCGCCAACACGCCCGGGTCAAAATCCCGGCCAAGCTGCGCTTCTTCGGCGCCGACCGCACGCCCATGGAAGTGCGGGTCATCGACCTGTCCGCCGGCGGCCTGGCGTTCAATGCCGCCCAGCAACCGCTGAAGGTCGGTGATGTGCATAAGGCGCGCCTGCAATTTGTCATCGACAACCTCGGCCTGGCGATGGACGTGGAGCTGATGGTGCGCTCCCATGACCGCCAGACCGGTCGTACCGGCTGCCAGTTCCAGAACCTGGATGCCCAGGATATTTCCACCCTGCGGCACCTGATCACTTCGCACCTGTCCGGCGACATCGTGACCATGGGCGACATGCTGGCAACCTTGCAACGCGACAACTTCACCAAGGCGCGCAAGGTCAAGGACAGTGGCAGCGGCATGAGCGCCTTGGGCCGCCTGCGCGCCGTAACCTTCAGCCTGGCGATCTTCGTGGTAGGCCTGGCGGCGTTCGGTTTTGTGTTCAAGTCGTTGTACGGCATGTACTTCGTCAGCCACGCCCAGGCCGGGTTGGTCAGCGTGCCGGGGATGAACGTCACCATGCCTCGCGACGGCACCGTACAAAGCCTGATCAAGGACCACGGCGTTGCCGCCAAAGGCGCGCCACTGGCGACCTTCAGCACCAGCATGCTCGACGTGCTCAAGGGCCACCTGGACGAAGACCAACTGCAACCGGCCAAGGTCGAAGAACTGTTCGGCAAGCAAATGACCGGCACCCTGACCTCGCCTTGCGACTGCATCGTCGCCCAGCAGTTGGTGGCCGACGGTCAATATGCGAGCAAAGGGGATGTGATCTTCCAACTGGTGCCGCGCGGTAGCCAGGCGAATGTCGAGGCGCGTTTCTCCTATCGCCAGTTCGCGGATGTGCGCCCAGGTACACCGGTGAGCTTCCAGGTCGCCGACGAAGAACAGACCCGCACCGGCACCATCGTCAGCAGCACCAGCCTCAACAGCGCCGACCTGTCTTCGGATATCCGCGTGCAGATCAAGCCCGACGCCCCGCTGGACAGCGCCTACGCCGGCCGCCCCGTGGAAGTGACCAGCGACCGTGGCCCGTCCCTGAACTGGCTGATCGACAAAGCCATGGCTGCTGGTTTGTAAGCGAGGACATGCCTGTGATGACTCTCTCAAAAACACCAAAATACCTGTGGGAGCGGGCTTGCTCGCGAAAGCAGTGTGTCAGCCAACACATGCATCAACTGACAGGGCCTCTTCGCGAGCAAGTCGAAGCGTCGAACCGCCGCTCCCACATTGGATCGCTGTGCACATTAACCCTTGCCGTCACATTGGCCGGTTGCGCCGGCCTGCCCGACCAGCGCCTGGCCAATGAAGCGCTCAAGCGTGGCGACACCGCCACCGCCGCGCAGAACTACCAGCAACTGGCGGACTTGGGTTACAGCGAGGCCCAGGTCGGCCTCGCGGATATCCAGGTCGGCAGCCGCGACCCGGCGCAAATCAAGCAGGCCGAAGCCACCTACCGCGCGGCCGCTGATACCTCGTCCCGCGCCCAGGCCCGTCTCGGTCGCCTGCTGGTGGCCAAGCCCGGCGCCACCGAGGCCGAACACCGCGAAGCCGAAAGCCTGTTGAAAAAAGCCTTTGCCAATGGCGAAGGCAACACCCTGATCCCGCTGGCCATGCTGTACCTGCAATACCCCCACGATTTCCCCAGCGTCAACGCGCAGCAGCAGATCGACACCTGGCGCACTGCCGGCTACCCCGAAGCGGGCTTGGCGCAGGTGCTGCTGTATCGCACCCAGGGCACTTACGATCAGCACCTGGATGACGTGGAAAAAATCTGCAAGGCCGCGCTCAACAGCACCGATATCTGCTACGTCGAACTGGCCACCGTCTACCAGAAGCGCGGCCAGCCGGAACAACAGGCCGAACTGCTCAAGCAGATGCAAGCCGGCTATGGCCGTGGCACCGTCACCGCCCAGCGGGTCGACAGTGTGGCCCGGGTGCTGGGCGATGCCTCCCTCGGCACACCTGACGCAAAAACCGCCCAGGCCCTGCTGGAAAACATCGCCCCCGGCTACCCTGCTTCCTGGATCAGCCTCGCGCAGTTGCTCTACGACTTCCCGGAACGGGGCGATGTCGAGCAGATGATGAAGTACCTGGACAACGGCCGTGCCGCCGACCAGCCCCGCGCCGAACTGCTGCTGGGCAAGCTGTACTACGAAGGCAAGTGGGTACCGGCCGATGCCAAGGCCGCCGAAGCCCACTTCCAGAAAGCCCAGGGCCAGGAAGTGGCGGCCGATTACTACCTCGGCCAGATCTACCGCCGAGGCTACCTGGGCCAGGTCTATCCACAAAAAGCCCTCGACCATTTGCTGACCGCTGCGCGCAACGGCCAGAACAGTGCCGACTTCGCCATCGCCCAGTTGTTTTCCCAAGGCAAGGGCACCCAGCCCAACCCCCTCAATGCCTATGTATTCAGCCAACTGGCCAAGTCCCAGGACACCCCGCAGGCCAATGAACTGGCCGCACAACTCGAACAACAACTGCCGCCCGCCCAGCGCGCCGAGGGCCAGCGCCTGCTGCAACAAGAGCTGGCCGCCCGTGGCGCCTTGAGCCAAAGCACGCTGCAACTGCACGCCCTGCAAGAAGAAGACGGCGAGGAATCCCTATGAAGCTCAATCCATTCGTCAAGGCCGGTATTGGCCTGACCTTCGCCCTGCTGTGGTCATGCCCGACCCTGGCCGCGCTGACCGAAGACAAGAACTTCGGCCTGGAAGTGAAAGTCACCGGCCAGTCCGAAGATGACCGCGACCTCGGCACCCAGCGCGGCGGCGACGTCAACGGTATCGGCCTGGATCTGCGCCCGTGGGTCTACGGTGAACGCGGTGCCTGGAGTGCCTACGCCATGGGCCAGGCAGTGACCTCCAGCGACATCATCGAGACCGACACCCTGCAACAGTCCGATGGCGACACCCCCGAGCAATCGAGCAACAACGACCGCAAGACCAAGAAGAACTACCTGGCCTTGCGCGAGTTCTGGATCGGCTACAGCGGCTTCACGCCCTACCCTGGCGAGATCCTCAAACTGGGCCGCCAGCGCCTGCGCAATGACGACGGGCAATGGCGCGATACCAATATCGAAGCGCTGAACTGGACCTTCGACACCACCCTGCTCAAGGCCAATGTCGGCGCGGCCGAACGCTTCAGCGAATACCGCACCGACCTCAAGGAACTGTCCCCCGAAGACAAGGACCGCCAGCATTTCTATGCCGACGCGGCCTACCAGTGGACACCCGGCCATTGGGTCGGCGTACGCGGCCACCACAGCCATGACGACGGCCAGCTCGACTACCCGCAACCAGGCGTAGCCGCCGACCCGCTGGACAAGCGCCAGAACGGCGACCTGACCTGGCTTGGCCTTGAGGCCAACAGCGACGCCTACAACTGGCGCAACACCAACACCGTCAACTACTGGGCCAGCGTCACCGGCATGCAGGGCGAGCGCAGCAAGGTCAATGCCCTCAACCCTGACGGCAGCCGCCCGGCCACCGCCAAGCGCAATAGTGACGTGGATGGCTGGGCGACCGACCTGGGCGTGCGCCTGCGCCTCGACCCGCAGTGGCAAGTGGGGGCGGCCTATGCCCGTGCCAGCGCCGACTACGAGCAGAACGGCCTGCAAAGCAACCGCTCGAACTTCACCGGCACGCAATCGCGGGTCCATCGTTTTGGCGAAGCGTTTCGCGGCGAGATGAATAACATGCAGTCCATGAGCCTGTTCGGCTCCTGGCAATTGCGCGACGACTACGACGCCAGTCTGGTCTACCACAAGTTCTGGCGTGTGGACGGTAACAAGCCGGTGGGCAGCAATGGCATCGATGCGGTGCAGAACACCTACGACGACGTCACCGGCGCCGTGTTGTCCAGCACCTCCCTGCCCCTGGAAGACGGCAAGAAAGACCTCGGCCAGGAGATGGACCTGGTGGTCACCAAGTACTTCAAGAAAGGCCTGCTGCCCGCCGCCCTCAGCCAGTCGATCGACGAACCGTCGGCCCTGGTGCGCTTTCGTGGCGGCGTGTTCAAACCGGGCGACGCCTATGGCAAGCAAGTCGACTCGTACATGCACCGCGCCTTTGTCGATGTGATCTGGCGTTTCTGATGGGAGCCTGCGCAATGAATCCTCACGCCCTCAATGGCTCGGCCCTCCTCGCTGCGGCAATGCTGCTGGCGTGCGCCCCGGCCTTTGCCAATGTCGAGCCGCAGGTCAAGGCGCCCACCCTCGCCAAGGAACTGCAACAGGCCAAGACCTACACCATCAGCAGCCCGCCCACCGCGCCGCTGGAGATGGCCAAACCGGCGCTGCCGGACCTCTCGGGCTACACCGCACAAGCCGTGGCGAAGAAAATCGTGCGCAGCCAGCCCGGCAAGGTCAGCGTGCGCCGGATGATGCAGGAAAACGCCCTCAAGGACTTTATCGGCGGCGACAACAAGATGGCCGAATGGGTGGTGCGCCAGCACGGCATCCCCCAGGCGATCTTTATCGACGACGGCTATATGAACCTCAAGGACCTGCTCAAAAAAGTGCCCAAGCAATACCTGAGCGAAACCTCGCCCGGCGTGTTCCTGGCCAGGCTGCCGATTGTGGTGGGCGAAAAGGGCATCCTCGAAATCGACCGGCAGACCCAGGAGTTGCGCCTGTCCCAGGAGGCCGGCTCGTTCCTGGTCAACGACGGCCAGCTGTTTGTACGTGACACCAAGGTCACCGGCTGGCGCGAAAAGACCAACGGCCCGGCGACCTTCCGCTCGTCCAAGGAGTTCCGCCCGTTCCTGCTGGCCTGGGGCGGCACCCAGACCTATATCGTCAACAGCAAGATGGCCAGCTTCGGCTATGCCAACAGTAAGTCCTACGGCGTGAGTATTTCCCAGTACACGCCGAACATGGCCAAGGTCCTCAAGCGCCCGGAACCCACCGGCTGGATCGTCGATTCCGAGTTCTCGGACATGTGGTACGGCTTCTACTGCTACGAGACCACCGGTTTTGTGATCAAGGGCAGCACTTACAAAGACAACATCGTCTACGGCATTGACCCCCACGACCGTTCCCACGGCCTGATCATTGCCGACAACACCGTCTACGGCACCAAGAAGAAGCACGGCATCATCATTTCCCGCGAGGTCAATGACAGCTTTATCTTCAATAACCGCAGCTACGACAACAAGCTGTCGGGCCTGGTGATCGACCGTAACAGCGTGAACAACCTGATTGCC from Pseudomonas fluorescens encodes the following:
- the algK gene encoding alginate biosynthesis TPR repeat lipoprotein AlgK, coding for MTLSKTPKYLWERACSRKQCVSQHMHQLTGPLREQVEASNRRSHIGSLCTLTLAVTLAGCAGLPDQRLANEALKRGDTATAAQNYQQLADLGYSEAQVGLADIQVGSRDPAQIKQAEATYRAAADTSSRAQARLGRLLVAKPGATEAEHREAESLLKKAFANGEGNTLIPLAMLYLQYPHDFPSVNAQQQIDTWRTAGYPEAGLAQVLLYRTQGTYDQHLDDVEKICKAALNSTDICYVELATVYQKRGQPEQQAELLKQMQAGYGRGTVTAQRVDSVARVLGDASLGTPDAKTAQALLENIAPGYPASWISLAQLLYDFPERGDVEQMMKYLDNGRAADQPRAELLLGKLYYEGKWVPADAKAAEAHFQKAQGQEVAADYYLGQIYRRGYLGQVYPQKALDHLLTAARNGQNSADFAIAQLFSQGKGTQPNPLNAYVFSQLAKSQDTPQANELAAQLEQQLPPAQRAEGQRLLQQELAARGALSQSTLQLHALQEEDGEESL
- a CDS encoding alginate biosynthesis protein Alg44 translates to MNSQVNANVVHESEAQRQHARVKIPAKLRFFGADRTPMEVRVIDLSAGGLAFNAAQQPLKVGDVHKARLQFVIDNLGLAMDVELMVRSHDRQTGRTGCQFQNLDAQDISTLRHLITSHLSGDIVTMGDMLATLQRDNFTKARKVKDSGSGMSALGRLRAVTFSLAIFVVGLAAFGFVFKSLYGMYFVSHAQAGLVSVPGMNVTMPRDGTVQSLIKDHGVAAKGAPLATFSTSMLDVLKGHLDEDQLQPAKVEELFGKQMTGTLTSPCDCIVAQQLVADGQYASKGDVIFQLVPRGSQANVEARFSYRQFADVRPGTPVSFQVADEEQTRTGTIVSSTSLNSADLSSDIRVQIKPDAPLDSAYAGRPVEVTSDRGPSLNWLIDKAMAAGL
- the algG gene encoding mannuronan 5-epimerase AlgG translates to MGACAMNPHALNGSALLAAAMLLACAPAFANVEPQVKAPTLAKELQQAKTYTISSPPTAPLEMAKPALPDLSGYTAQAVAKKIVRSQPGKVSVRRMMQENALKDFIGGDNKMAEWVVRQHGIPQAIFIDDGYMNLKDLLKKVPKQYLSETSPGVFLARLPIVVGEKGILEIDRQTQELRLSQEAGSFLVNDGQLFVRDTKVTGWREKTNGPATFRSSKEFRPFLLAWGGTQTYIVNSKMASFGYANSKSYGVSISQYTPNMAKVLKRPEPTGWIVDSEFSDMWYGFYCYETTGFVIKGSTYKDNIVYGIDPHDRSHGLIIADNTVYGTKKKHGIIISREVNDSFIFNNRSYDNKLSGLVIDRNSVNNLIADNEIYRNHTDGITLYESGDNLLWGNKVISNRRHGIRVRNSVNIRLYENLAMANGLTGVYGHIKDLTDTDRDIELDPFDTKVSLIVVGGELAANGSGPLSIDSPLSIELYRVSMLAPTKSSGISFSGVLGDRQEEILDLLVRQKKAVLIDPVERQTPLQD
- a CDS encoding alginate export family protein, translated to MKLNPFVKAGIGLTFALLWSCPTLAALTEDKNFGLEVKVTGQSEDDRDLGTQRGGDVNGIGLDLRPWVYGERGAWSAYAMGQAVTSSDIIETDTLQQSDGDTPEQSSNNDRKTKKNYLALREFWIGYSGFTPYPGEILKLGRQRLRNDDGQWRDTNIEALNWTFDTTLLKANVGAAERFSEYRTDLKELSPEDKDRQHFYADAAYQWTPGHWVGVRGHHSHDDGQLDYPQPGVAADPLDKRQNGDLTWLGLEANSDAYNWRNTNTVNYWASVTGMQGERSKVNALNPDGSRPATAKRNSDVDGWATDLGVRLRLDPQWQVGAAYARASADYEQNGLQSNRSNFTGTQSRVHRFGEAFRGEMNNMQSMSLFGSWQLRDDYDASLVYHKFWRVDGNKPVGSNGIDAVQNTYDDVTGAVLSSTSLPLEDGKKDLGQEMDLVVTKYFKKGLLPAALSQSIDEPSALVRFRGGVFKPGDAYGKQVDSYMHRAFVDVIWRF